In the genome of Chlamydia trachomatis A/HAR-13, one region contains:
- a CDS encoding GspE/PulE family protein: MMDGNKGTMQDLVDQLPYSFLKKNYLLPVEDLGDKIVFARHLKKTPLEALDEVRLITQKPLSLVSKEEAEIIHGLQKLYSDKDGKASEMLQSMQEAVVPESESDTTELLENQENSAPVVRLLNLILKEAIEERASDIHFDPVEDLLRIRYRIDGVLHDRHAPPNHLRAALITRIKVLTKLDIAEHRLPQDGRIKLQLGGQEIDMRVSTVPVIHGERVVLRILDKRNVILDIRGLCMPPKMETSFRKAIGVPEGILLVTGPTGSGKTTTLYSVIQHLSGPFTNIMTIEDPPEYKLPGVAQIAVKPKIGLTFSKGLRHLLRQDPDVLMVGEIRDQETAEIAIQAALTGHLVVSTLHTNDAVSAIPRLLDMGVEPYLLSATMIGAVAQRLVRRICTHCKEFCVADVQEQALLRALGKDPFAPLCKGRGCSQCFRSGYKGRQGIYEFVDVTTTLRSEIALGRPYHILRGVAEREGYCPLLEHGVELALAGETTLSEVLRVAKRSE, translated from the coding sequence ATGATGGACGGGAATAAAGGCACTATGCAAGATCTGGTAGATCAGCTTCCCTACTCTTTTTTAAAGAAAAATTATTTGCTGCCTGTAGAGGATTTAGGCGACAAGATCGTTTTTGCAAGGCATTTGAAAAAAACTCCTTTGGAGGCTTTGGATGAGGTGCGGTTGATCACGCAAAAACCTCTTTCATTGGTTTCTAAGGAAGAAGCAGAAATTATTCATGGATTGCAAAAGCTATATAGCGATAAGGACGGGAAAGCTTCCGAGATGCTACAGTCTATGCAGGAAGCTGTAGTGCCTGAATCGGAAAGTGATACCACAGAACTTCTTGAGAATCAAGAGAACAGTGCTCCTGTAGTGCGGTTACTCAATCTGATTCTTAAGGAAGCTATTGAAGAGCGAGCCTCGGATATTCATTTTGACCCTGTGGAAGATCTTTTACGTATTCGTTACCGCATAGACGGTGTTCTACACGATCGCCACGCTCCCCCGAACCATTTACGAGCCGCTCTTATTACTCGTATTAAAGTGCTTACCAAACTCGATATCGCCGAACACCGACTGCCTCAAGATGGTCGCATTAAGTTGCAACTAGGAGGACAAGAGATCGATATGCGTGTCAGTACGGTCCCTGTCATTCATGGAGAGCGGGTGGTGTTGCGCATACTGGATAAGCGCAATGTAATTTTAGATATACGCGGCTTGTGTATGCCTCCTAAAATGGAGACCTCCTTTAGAAAAGCGATAGGAGTTCCGGAAGGGATTCTATTAGTAACAGGTCCGACAGGAAGTGGGAAGACGACCACTTTATATAGTGTCATACAACACCTTTCAGGTCCTTTTACTAATATCATGACCATAGAAGATCCTCCAGAGTATAAACTCCCCGGTGTCGCTCAAATTGCTGTGAAACCTAAAATAGGACTAACCTTTTCTAAAGGACTTCGCCATTTGTTAAGACAAGATCCAGACGTTTTGATGGTAGGAGAAATCCGGGATCAAGAGACTGCGGAGATTGCCATTCAAGCGGCATTGACGGGGCACTTGGTAGTGTCTACTCTTCATACGAATGATGCTGTTTCTGCAATCCCGCGTCTTTTAGACATGGGAGTAGAGCCTTATTTATTATCCGCAACAATGATAGGGGCTGTCGCTCAACGACTCGTCCGTAGAATTTGTACGCATTGCAAAGAATTCTGTGTGGCCGATGTGCAAGAACAGGCTTTATTAAGAGCTCTAGGGAAGGATCCTTTCGCTCCTTTATGTAAAGGACGTGGATGTTCACAGTGCTTCCGTTCCGGATACAAAGGAAGACAAGGGATCTATGAGTTTGTCGATGTAACCACAACACTCCGTTCTGAAATTGCTTTAGGGAGACCTTACCACATTTTACGAGGTGTTGCGGAGCGAGAAGGGTATTGCCCTCTGCTAGAGCATGGAGTAGAACTGGCTCTTGCTGGGGAGACAACCCTTTCCGAAGTTTTGCGTGTGGCAAAACGGTCAGAATAG